Proteins encoded within one genomic window of Pseudalkalibacillus sp. SCS-8:
- a CDS encoding helix-turn-helix transcriptional regulator, translating to MKLEQAVGLVIRKHRTVEKISQFKLAELTGYDRSFISLLERGHRVPTVKTIFTIAYHLNISPAQFIDEVHQLVESDIME from the coding sequence ATGAAATTGGAACAAGCTGTTGGATTAGTCATTCGTAAGCACCGGACGGTTGAAAAGATTTCCCAGTTCAAGCTTGCCGAATTGACAGGTTATGACCGCTCTTTCATCAGTCTTCTCGAACGAGGACACCGTGTCCCAACTGTAAAAACGATCTTTACGATTGCTTACCACTTGAATATTTCTCCCGCTCAATTCATTGATGAAGTCCATCAACTGGTAGAAAGTGATATTATGGAGTAG
- a CDS encoding cytochrome ubiquinol oxidase subunit I: protein MDDLLIARTLFGTTMGVHIIYATLGIGIPLMILIAELVYQKTGDRDYAIMANRWTKGFAVLLGVAIPTGTIAGVQLTLLWPGFMEVVGKVIALPFQIEIYAFFLEALFMSIYVYAADRLSPLMRILSVFFVFVGAAASGILITNVHAFEGTPAGFRIENGEIVDVDPWAAFFNPSFLVTAGHVAVSAFMTGAFVIASIAAFKMWKEKQVNRTYRFHQKALMMGLIAGGIFSLMTAVNGHESAQMLHEYQPEKLAAAEGLFETQRYAPLAIGGFTDREEQEVKWAIEIPWALSFLAGDRFDTEVKGLNDYPEELWPPLFVHTLFNAMVGIGTMLIFLSMIGFTIRHIFKKEQFPRWLMTLFITAGPLSIVAIEFGWIFACTGRQPWVIYRILKTEDVVTSASNLGTFFIMFVIVYIILMISTVLVLRYYFRRHPIEHELEPKTE from the coding sequence ATGGATGATTTATTGATTGCAAGAACGTTATTCGGAACGACCATGGGTGTCCATATCATTTATGCAACGTTAGGGATCGGAATTCCTCTCATGATCTTGATTGCCGAGCTCGTCTACCAGAAAACGGGAGACCGCGATTATGCCATAATGGCCAATCGTTGGACGAAAGGTTTTGCCGTCCTCTTAGGAGTAGCCATTCCGACCGGGACGATTGCGGGTGTCCAGCTGACCCTTCTCTGGCCAGGATTCATGGAGGTTGTCGGAAAAGTCATCGCCCTCCCCTTCCAAATCGAAATCTACGCCTTTTTCCTTGAGGCTTTGTTCATGTCGATCTATGTTTATGCAGCCGATCGGCTCAGTCCCCTAATGCGGATATTAAGTGTATTCTTTGTTTTTGTAGGTGCAGCGGCATCTGGCATCCTGATTACGAATGTCCATGCTTTTGAGGGGACACCGGCCGGATTCAGGATTGAGAATGGTGAAATCGTCGATGTAGATCCGTGGGCTGCATTCTTCAACCCTAGTTTTCTCGTGACAGCAGGTCATGTCGCTGTTTCAGCTTTCATGACGGGTGCGTTCGTCATCGCCTCGATTGCAGCGTTCAAAATGTGGAAGGAAAAGCAGGTGAACAGGACCTATCGCTTCCACCAGAAGGCTTTAATGATGGGTTTGATTGCTGGCGGGATTTTCTCATTGATGACCGCCGTGAATGGGCATGAAAGCGCCCAGATGCTTCATGAGTACCAGCCGGAAAAATTAGCTGCAGCGGAAGGACTTTTTGAAACACAGCGGTATGCTCCGCTTGCGATCGGTGGTTTCACTGATCGGGAGGAACAAGAAGTGAAGTGGGCGATTGAAATCCCTTGGGCATTGAGCTTCCTCGCAGGTGACCGTTTCGATACGGAAGTGAAAGGGTTGAATGATTACCCAGAAGAACTATGGCCTCCCCTGTTCGTGCATACCCTTTTCAATGCAATGGTCGGAATCGGTACGATGTTGATCTTTCTTTCCATGATCGGCTTCACAATTCGTCATATTTTCAAGAAGGAACAGTTTCCTCGCTGGTTGATGACACTTTTCATAACTGCGGGACCACTGTCGATCGTCGCGATCGAATTCGGTTGGATCTTCGCCTGTACGGGTCGTCAACCGTGGGTCATCTATCGCATATTGAAGACAGAAGATGTCGTAACTTCAGCATCGAATTTAGGGACGTTCTTCATCATGTTCGTCATCGTTTATATCATTTTGATGATCTCAACCGTATTGGTCCTTCGTTATTATTTCAGACGTCATCCGATTGAACATGAACTTGAGCCGAAGACAGAATAA
- a CDS encoding DUF962 domain-containing protein, which yields MADFKSFEEFWPFYLRQHRKPATRRWHFVGTSFVFICLGLAFLSMNAWYLVAAPVIAYSFAWISHFFIEGNKPATFGHPFWSLRADFRMFGYTLTGNINKEVEKYVQNEERSA from the coding sequence ATGGCTGATTTTAAAAGCTTTGAAGAATTTTGGCCTTTTTATTTACGTCAACATCGTAAGCCAGCTACTCGTCGTTGGCATTTTGTCGGAACCAGTTTTGTGTTCATCTGTTTAGGATTAGCTTTCTTATCCATGAATGCCTGGTATTTGGTCGCTGCACCTGTAATCGCTTATTCTTTTGCTTGGATCAGTCATTTCTTCATTGAGGGGAACAAACCTGCTACCTTCGGCCATCCTTTTTGGTCTTTACGTGCAGACTTCAGAATGTTCGGGTACACGTTGACTGGAAATATAAATAAGGAAGTTGAAAAATATGTACAAAATGAAGAGCGGTCTGCATAG
- a CDS encoding YciI family protein, producing the protein MEEFLYKLVPVREGFIDTVTEEEEAILERHFNHLKHLLATGELVLAGPCLDGTLGLVILRTSSFDRAKHLMEQDPAVKAGIMKASLHPYRVSLMQTFNGDVQKAEEEITNG; encoded by the coding sequence ATGGAAGAATTTTTGTATAAGCTCGTTCCTGTCAGAGAAGGGTTCATCGACACAGTCACAGAAGAGGAAGAGGCGATTCTTGAGAGGCATTTCAACCATTTGAAGCACTTGCTGGCTACAGGCGAGTTGGTGCTTGCGGGTCCTTGTCTGGATGGAACTCTCGGTCTTGTCATTCTTCGGACCTCGTCATTTGACCGGGCAAAACACTTGATGGAACAGGATCCTGCTGTTAAAGCAGGCATCATGAAAGCATCCTTACATCCTTATCGGGTTTCATTGATGCAAACCTTTAATGGTGATGTACAGAAGGCAGAGGAGGAGATTACGAATGGCTGA
- a CDS encoding cytochrome d ubiquinol oxidase subunit II, with protein MDMPDALLAITLLWIFVFIYAVAATIDFGAGFWSMIYLGRRQMRATKIANRYLSPSWEVTNVFIVLIIVALVSFFPGATYTLGTVLLIPGSFVILLLALRSAYLVFSHTAKDYERVLTYISGISGFLIPGLLILILPISHGGYIETIDGTGQLSIGALVTSWSTYAFVAFAISSTLFLSSLLLCDYSNVANDDEAFQIYKRDAQMIGPIVLLSAFFIMLAIRMEAYWLYENMMEQINWLIASIVVFMIGYGVLWLKKPIPRLAVLGIVVQYLLASYAYGVSHLPYIVYPSVTIESGFTHPSMFRALFVSYIVGFAILIPGFIYFWRLFMKDRRYIKSGEPDS; from the coding sequence ATGGACATGCCTGATGCTTTACTCGCAATCACCCTGCTTTGGATTTTCGTCTTCATTTATGCTGTCGCCGCTACCATTGATTTTGGAGCAGGATTTTGGTCGATGATCTATCTTGGAAGAAGGCAAATGAGAGCGACTAAAATCGCGAACCGATATTTATCGCCATCATGGGAAGTGACGAACGTCTTCATCGTTCTTATCATTGTCGCATTAGTCAGCTTCTTCCCTGGGGCAACCTATACGTTGGGAACCGTACTGTTGATCCCAGGGAGCTTCGTCATACTATTACTCGCCCTCCGCAGTGCATACCTTGTTTTTTCACACACTGCGAAAGATTATGAAAGAGTCCTGACCTATATATCCGGGATTTCCGGATTTTTGATCCCCGGGCTCCTCATCTTGATCCTGCCAATTTCTCATGGTGGTTACATCGAAACGATAGACGGAACAGGGCAATTAAGTATCGGCGCCTTGGTTACAAGCTGGAGCACCTATGCTTTTGTCGCCTTTGCGATCTCCAGCACCCTTTTCTTGTCCTCTCTCCTGCTTTGTGACTATTCGAACGTAGCGAATGATGATGAAGCCTTCCAGATTTATAAGAGAGATGCCCAGATGATTGGACCGATCGTCCTTCTTTCTGCCTTCTTCATCATGCTCGCGATAAGAATGGAAGCATACTGGCTATATGAAAACATGATGGAACAAATCAACTGGCTGATCGCCTCAATTGTCGTGTTCATGATCGGTTATGGCGTTCTTTGGCTGAAAAAACCAATTCCACGACTCGCAGTCCTCGGAATCGTCGTTCAATATTTGCTTGCAAGCTATGCTTACGGAGTCAGCCATTTGCCTTACATCGTCTATCCTTCCGTCACGATAGAATCTGGATTCACCCACCCGAGCATGTTCAGAGCATTGTTCGTATCTTATATCGTCGGTTTTGCCATCCTCATCCCAGGATTCATCTATTTCTGGCGCTTGTTCATGAAGGATCGTCGTTATATCAAATCCGGTGAGCCTGATTCTTGA